In Micromonospora cremea, the genomic window CGGGGACCCGGCCGCGCAGACGGTGGTACGCGACGCCGCCCGCCGCCTCGGTCGGGTGCTGGTCGGCCTGGTCAGCTTCTTCAACCCCGGCATCGTCGTCATCGGGGGCACGGCGGACGGCCTCGGGCACATCCTGCTCGCCGAGATCCGCGCCGTGGTCTACCGCCGATCGGCGCCGCTCACCACCGGCACCATGCCGATCGTCCTGTCCGACCTGGCTGGCCGGCCCGGGGTGGTGGGTGCGGCGCGGCTGGCCAGCGAGTGCGTCTTCGCCGTCGACTGACCGGGGGCCGACCAACGGTCGACCCCCGGCAGCTTCGGTTCAGTCCTTGCTGCTGAAGGCCGCGTCGAAGGCGGCGGACGGGGCGTCGAAGGCGAGCCGGCGGACGAACTGCAACGCCTCGGGTGCGCCAACCAGCCGGTCCATCCCGGCGTCTTCCCACTCGATCGAGATCGGGCCGGTGTAGCCGATCGCGTTCAACGCCCGGAAGCAGTCCTCCCAGGGCACGTCCCCGTGCCCGGTGGAGACGAAGTCCCAGCCGCGGCGCAGGTCCGCCCAGGGCAGGTGGGAGGCGAGCCGGCCACGCCGGCCGTCCCCGGTACGCACCTTGGCGTCCTTGCAGTCCACGTGGTAGATCCGGTCGGCGAAGTCGAAGATGAAGTTCACCGGGTCCAGCTCCTGCCAGACAAAGTGCGACGGGTCCCAGTTCAACCCGAACGCGGGTCGGTTGCCGATCGCCTCCAGCGTCCGCTTCGTCGTCCAGTAGTCGTACGCGATCTCGCTGGGGTGCACCTCGTGTGCGAACCGCACCCCCACCTCGTCGAACACGTCGAGGATCGGGTTCCACCGGTCGGCGAAGTCCTGGTAGCCGCGCTCGATCATCGCCGGCGGCACCGGTGGGAACATCGCCAGGGTGTGCCAGATCGACGAGCCGGTGAAGCCCACGACCGTCTTCACCCCGAGCTTCGCCGCCGCCCGCGCCGTGTCCTTGATCTCCTCGGCGGCCCGCTGGCGGACGCCCTCGGGCTCCCCGTCGCCCCAGATCCGGCCCGGCAGGATGTCCTGGTGCCGCTCGTCGATCGGGTGGTCGCAGACCGCCTGACCGACGAGGTGGTTGGAGATCGTGAAGACCTCGAGGTTGTGCTTCGCGAGCGTCTCCCGCTTGCGATCGACGTACGAGTCGTCGGCGAGCGCCTTGTCGACCTCGAAGTGGTCGCCCCAGCAGGCGATCTCCAGACCGTCGTAGCCCCACTCGGAGGCGAGCCGGCAGACCTCCTCGAACGGCAGGTCGGCCCACTGGCCGGTGAAGAGCGTGATGGGTCGCGCCATTGTCCTTCTCCCCTGTTGTGATGGGGATTCCTTGTGCGGACCGGGGCGAGGGTGACCGGTCAGAGCGGTACGCGGCACCGGGACGGGACACCGGTGGGTGCGGAACGCACCTGGGCCCGGCGGGTTGCGCCTCCCACCGGGTCACCGGCCACCGTCACGGTCGCCGGTCCCACCCTATTTCCGCCGGACCCCATCGCGAAAGCCCCGCCGCCGGATCGTCATTCGGCCATCTCCTCCGGCGCGGGCAGAACAGCCCGGACGAGGAAGCCACCATCGGGGCGCGGGCCGGCGGAGAAGGTGCCGCCGATCCGCTCGGCGCGCCTGCGCACTGCGATCAGACCCCGCCCGGCGTTCCCGGCCGTCGGCGCGGCGCCGGCGCCGTCGTCGCGTACCTCGATGGTGATGCCCGTGGCGTCGTAGCGCAGCCGGACCGCGACCGGCGCGCCCTGGGCGTGCCGGTGCGCGTTGGTCAGCGACTCCTCGATGATCCGGTACGCCGCCGCGTCGACCGCGCCGGGCAACGGCCGGGGCTGCCCGGCCAGCGTCCAGTGCACCGGCTGACCGGCGGCGAATCCCTCCACCAGCGCGTCGAGGCGGTTCAGGCTGGGTGCCGGCCCGGTCGACGTGTCCGGTTCCTCGGCTCCGCGCAGCGCCCAGCGCAGCCGGTGCCCCTGCGCCCGCACCATCCGGCGCCACCGCGCGAAACGCCCCATGCCGGTCAAGGTACGGCAGCCGGCTGTGGCCCGCGCCTGCGGCGTCCCGACCGTCCGTGGGCACACGGGTGCCAAGCAGACCGGCGACCCGGGTTGTCGGCGCGTCGGCGTCCGTCGACGGAAGTGCCGTAAGCGCTATACCTCTGCGTCATAGTTATGACTCAGAGGTATAGCGCTTACGGGGACGACGGCATCCCGCCGGCCGGGGCACACCCGGCGAAGCGCCGAGGTCGAGTGGCCTGGAGGGGCGGTCCGCCGTGACGGGCAGCCCCTCCAGACTCAGCCGGTCAGGGCAGCGTCCACTTCTGGTTGGCCGCGCCGTTGCAGGTCCAGAGGTGCACGATCGTGCTGTCCGCGGAGTTGTTGCCGGAGACGTCGAGGCACTTGCTCGACGACGCGTTGCGCAGGCTGCCGTCGGCCTGGGCCGCCCAGTTCTGCGCGCCGGTGCCGTTGCAGGTCCAGAGCTGGATCTTGGTGCCGTCGGCGGTGCCGCTGCCGGACACGTCCAGGCACTTGCCAAGCGCCTTGATCGTCGAGTTCGGCGTCACAGTCCAGGTCTGCGCCGCGCTGCCGTTGCAGGTGTAGATCTGAATCTGGGTGCCGTCGGCGGTGCCGCTGGAGCGCACGTCCAGGCACTTGCTGCCCAGACCCTTGATCGCGCCGACCCCCGGGGTGCCGCCACCGCCGCCCCTGACCAGGGTGAAGTCGTCCACGTCGAAGAGCCCGGTGCCGCTACCGGTGAACGTGAGGTAGAGGTTCTGGGTGCCGGACGGGACGTTCGACAGGACGGTGGTGACGTTGGCGAACGTGGTCCAGCTGCCGGTGTTCGGCACCGCGACCGAGCCGAGCACCGGGCCGGTGGCCGAACCGGTACGCACCTGGATGGTGCCGCCGGCGCCGCCGGAGACGACCCGGGACGTGAACGAGGTGACCCCGGTCAGGTTCACACCGTTGTACGCGGCCCAGTCACCCGGGTCGATGTAGCCGATGGTCTGGCCGCCGTTGGCGCCCGCCTTGGTGAACGGGGTGACGCCGTTGGCCGAGCTGAACGCCTCGGCCTGGACGGTGGTGTTCCCGGTCGGCGGCGGCGTGGTGCCCAGCTCCTTGATCCGGATGTTGCGGAACGAGGCGTCGTCGCCGGTGCCGTGGTTCTGGATGCCGATGTGGCCGGCCAGCGAACGGACCGGGTTCGTGTTGGTGAAGTCGTTGATCTTCACTCCGTTGAGGAAGATCTGGAGCCGCTCACCCTCGACCAGCAGCTCGTAGGTGTTCCACTCCCCCGCCGCGTTGAGCGCCGCGTCCCGGGCCGCGATGTCGGCGGACTTGAACGTGTAGACCGCCCCGGTGGTGCGGTCGGCCGCGTCGGTGGCGTCGATCTGGATCTCGTAGCCGTTGTCCACCGCCGACCACGGGTCACTGGACGGTGGGAAACCGATGAAGATGCCGGAGTTGTCGTCGCCGGCCAGCTTCCAGTCCAGCTTCAGCGAGTAGTTGGTGAACTGCTTCGCGTTGTACCAGAACAGCCCCATGCCGCCCACCGAGGTGAGGGTGGCGTCGGAGTTGGTGAAGTTGCCCGGGCCGGCCTGCGACCAGCCGCTGGTCGAGCCGTTGTAGATCGGGGTGTAGCCGGTCTCGGGCCGGCAGTCGGCCTTGCTGCGGCCGGCCGCGTACCGGATACCGCCGAGCAGGTGCGCCCGGAAGGCCGGCTCGGCGTACGACGCCTGGGTGTGCCCGCCGCCGGTGTAGAACGACCGGCCGCCGCTGTAGCTCTTGCACCACGAGTGCGGGTGGTCGGCGCCCATCCCGCCACCGGAGTACGACGACTCGTCCAGAGTGGCCAGCACGTGCGCGGTGGATCGGGCGTTGGTCCGGTAGTTGTACCACTCGTCGGTGCGGGTCCAGGTCTGCGGCAGGTGCGCGGTCGCCGCGTGCCCCCGGTCCTCCACCTTGACGTTGGCCTGCTGGATGGCCGGGTGCGAGGCGAACCACGCGCCGACCAGGTTGCCGTAGAACGGCCAGTCGTACTCGGTGTCGGCGGCGGCGTGCACGCCCACGTACCCACGGCCGGAGCCGATGTACGACTCGAAGGCCGTCTGCTGGCTGGCGTTGAGCACGTCGCCCGTGGTGTTCAGGAAGACCACCGCCTCGTACTGGTTGAGGTTGCCGGTGGTGAAGGCGGCGGCGTCCTCGGTGGCGGTGACGGTGAAGTTGTTTCCGGCGCCCAGGTCGCGGATGGTCTGGATGCCGACCGGGATCGCGTCGTGCCGGAAGCCGGCCGTCTTGGAGAAGACCAGCACGTCGTAGGGGGCGTCGGCGGCGCTGGCCGGGGTGGCCGGGGTCGTACAGGCCAGGACGGCGAGGACGGCGGTGGCCGCGCCGAGGACGGGTCGCAGGAGTCTGCGCATATCGCTCTCCTAAGAACGGTTAGGAGGGGCCCCTTGTACAACACTAGGCGTTGACAAGGGGCCCTTCCTTTCAGATCAGGGCAGGATCCACTTCTGGTTCGCGGCGGCGGTGCAGGTCCAGAGGTGCACGACGGTGCTGTCCGCCGAGTTGTTTCCGGAGACGTCGAGGCACTTGCCGGACTGCGCGTTACGCACCGTGCCGTCGGCCTGCGCGGCCCAGTTCTGCGCCCCGGTCCCGTTGCAGGTCCAGAGCTGGATCTTGGTGCCGTCGGCCGACCCGCCACCCGAGACGTCGAGGCACTTGCCCAACGCCCTGATCGTGGAGTTCGGCGTGACCGTCCAGGTCTGCGCTGTACTGCCGTTGCAGGTGTAGATCTGGATCTGCGTACCGTCGGCGGTGGCGGCGTTGCGCACGTCCAGGCACTTGCCGCCCAGACCCTTGATCGGCCCAGCCCCGCCGGCGGGCGGCGTACCGGTGACGAAGGTGAACGCGTCCAGGTCGTAGAGCGCGCCGGTGCCCGACCCGGCGAAGGTCAGGTAGAGCGTCGTGGTGCCGGTCGGCGGGTTGGTGATCGCCCCCGTCACCGTGGTGAAGGTTTCCCAGCCTCCGGTGACCGGGACCGTGGCCGAACCGAGCACCGTGCCGGTGGCGGAGCCGGCCCGGACCTGGAGAGTGCCGCCGGCACCCGCCGAGGAGACCCGGGCGCTGAACGAGGTCACGTTGCCCAGCCGGTACGGCTGGAACGCGATCCAGTCACCGTTGTTGATGTCACCGACGGTCTTGCCACCCTCGGCCGGGGTCTTGCTGAACACGTTGATCCCGGACGAGGTGCCGAAGAACTCGGCCTGCCGGTGCCGCGGCGGCAGCGTGTGCTGCGTGTGCGTGGTCAGCCCACCCGCGTCGGTGTACTCGGCGTCGAAGATGGCGAAGATGTTCGCCGCGTCGTCGTGCTCACCGTCGACCGGGATGGTGATCGATCCGGAGCAGCCGGTCTTCGAGGTGATCTGGTGCCCGTGCTGGTCGTGCCCGAGGACGTAGGTCATCTTGACCTTCGTGCAGTCGATCGTGCCGTCCTCCGGGTCGGTCACGGTGATGCTGAACGGCACCGTGTCGCCGAAGCTGAACAGCTGCCCGTTGCCGGGGCTGTTGATGGTCACGGTGGGCGCGGTGTTGCCAACGTTGATCACCACGCTGGCGGTGCCGGTGGCGCCCTGCGGGTCCCGCACGGTCAACGTCGCGGTGTAGGTGCCGTTGGCGGTGTAAGTCTTGGACGGGTTGGCTGCCGTGGAACTGGTGCCGTCACCGAAGTTCCACGAGTACGTCAGCGCGCCGCCCTCCGGGTCGGACGAGCCGGCCGAGGAGAACGTCACCGCCAGCGGTGCGGCGCCGGAGGTCCGGTTCGCGCTGGCCGAGGCGTTGGGTGCCCGGTTGCCGCCGCCGACGTAGTCGAAGCGGTAGAGCGCGGAGTTGGCGTCGCCGTTGAAGTAGCCGGTGCCGTAGTCGAGCACGTAGTACGCGCCGTCCGGGCCGAACGCCGAGTCCATCACCTGCTTGCCCACCCACGGGAAGGTGTCGATGACGCCTCGGGAGCCGTCCGCGTTGACGTGGATCGGCTTGATCCAGCCGCGGCCGAACTCGGTGGCGAAGAACTGCCCGTCGAACGACTGCGGGAACTTCGTCGTCGAGGTGGACGAGGCGTTGTACCGGTAGACCGGGCCGCCCATCGGTGACTCGGAGCCGCCGCCGAACTCGGGCGGGGTGCCGGCGTCGCCGGCGTACCGGATCCAGGCCGGCTTGGCCGCCGGCAGGGTGCCCAGGCCGGTGTTGCGGAACGAGTTGTTGGTCGGCCCGCCGGTGCAGTTGTACTTCGCTCCGCCAGTGTTGGTGGCGAAGTCCCACTCGTTGTACGTCTCGGTGCTGGTGTTGGTGCCGGTGCAGTACGGCCAGCCGTAGTTGCCGGCCGATGGGACCCGGTTGAACTCCACCTGGCCGGACGGCCCGCGGGTGGCGCTGGTCGAGCCGGCGTCCGGCCCGTAGTCACCGACGTAGACGACGCCGGTGGCCTTGTCCACGCTGATCCGGAACGGGTTGCGGAAGCCCATCGCGTAGATCTCCGGCCGGGTCCTGGCCGTGCCGGGCGCGAACAGGTTGCCCGCCGGGATGGAGTACGTGCCGTTCGCGTTCACCTTGATCCGCAGGATCTTGCCGCGCAGGTCGTTGGTGTTGCCGGCGCTGCGCTGCGCGTCGTACCCCGGGTTGCGGTTGGTCCGCTCGTCCAGGGGCGCGTATCCAGCGGAGTCGAACGGGTTGGTGTCGTCCCCGGTGGACAGGTAGAGGTTGCCGGCGGCGTCGAAGTCGATGTCTCCGCCGACGTGGCAGCACAGGCCGCGATCGGCCGGCACGTCGAGCACGTCGACCTTGCTGGCCTGGTTGATGGTGAAGTCGGCGTTGAGGGTGAACCGGGAGAGCCGGTTGACGCCCTGCCAGGCCGAGAAGTTGGTGCCGGTGGCGGGCGCGTCGCCGCCGGGGGTGGAGAGCGGCGGGGCGTAGTAGAGGAAGATCTGCCGGTTGCTGGCGAAGTTGGGGTCGACCCCGACGCCCTGCAGGCCCTCCTCGTCGTGGGTGTAGACCGGCAGGGTGCCGATCACCGAGGTGGTGCCGTTGGCGTCGGTGCGGCGCAGGGTGCCGTTGCGGGCGGTGTGCAGGACCGAGCGGTCCGGCAGCACGGCCAACGACATCGGTTCACCCATGTCGGCCACGCCGCGGGCCAGCTCGACCTGCTGAAAGTCCGTGGCGTTGATGGGGTGGGCCTGGGCGGGGGTCGGGCCACCGAGCGCGGCCGGGCCGACGCCGAGCGCGACCGTGCCGGCCGCGGCCACCAGGAGCAGTGCCGATCCGGCGGAGAACCATCGTCGGGACCGGTGAGTGGAAGCGTCCTTTATGGACATTGGTGTGCTGTCCCTTCCTGACGAATGACTGCCAGGCCGGGCGCGCGCCGTCGCGCCGGGTGCCGTAGCGGTGGTGGGGATGCGGTCGGCCCACCGGGTGCGTCCCGGCCGGCCGTGACCACCGAGGTGGTGGGGGCCACGTGCTCGGAGGTCACCAGTCGATGGGTTACCGCGCCGCCGGTTCACCTCGACGAAACATTGTCGTGTTGGCCACGACACTAAATCGTGGAGTGTCGATGTGTCTATACCTTCCGGCGGATCGCCGTGAACTTTCGTCGATCCGATCGAAAGTCGGCAGGCAGCGCCGTTTCCCAGACGCCGCAGGGATGTCCGGGGAACGTGTCCGGCGAGCGCCGGCGGGTCAGGCGCGGCGGTCGATCGCCTGCGCGGCCAGCGCGACCAACGCAGCGCGGGCCTCCTCGGCCACCGCGGCGCTCTCCAGCGCGGCCAGCGCGGCCTCGGTCCGGACCCGGATCATCTGCTCGATCCGCTCCCGAGCACCGGTCGCCTCGATGATCCCGCGCAGCTCCGCCGCGCCGTCGGCGTCCAGCGCCGGATTGCCGAACAGCTCGCGCAGCCGGGCGGTCTGCGGCCGGTCGGCGGCGCTACGGGCCAGCGCCATCATCACCGTCGGCTTGCCCTCCCGCAGGTCGTCCAGGACCGACTTGCCGGTGACCGCCGGGTCGCCGAAGACGCCCAGCACGTCGTCGCGGAGCTGGAACGCGTCGCCCAGCGGGTCACCGAACTCGCCCAGCGCGGCGATCAGCTCCGGCCCCGCGCCGGCCAGAGCCGCGCCGATCTGCAGCGGCCGGGTCACCGTGTACCGGGCGGCCTTCATCCGGATCACGGTGAGCGCGCTGGCCACCGAGCCGTCGCCCACCCCGGACACCAGGTCCAGGTACTCCCCCGCGATCACCTCGGTACGCATCAACGCGAACACCCCGTACCCCCGGTGCACCTGCTCGGTACTCAGGCCGCACTCGTGGAACATCTGGTCCGACCAGGCCGCGCAGAGATCCCCGCAGAGCAGCGCCGTGTTGCGTCCGTACGCCTCGGGGTCGCCGCGCCAGGACGAACGTGCGTGCAGGTCGGCGAAGAGCCGGTGCACCGACGGCTCGCCCCGGCGGCGGTCGCTGCCGTCCAGGATGTCGTCGTGGATCAAGGCGAACGCGTGGAACAGCTCCAGTGCCGCCGCGGCCACCACGATCGGGGTGCCGTCGGGCGCCCCGGCACCGCGCCAGCCCCAGTAGCAGAAGAGCGGGCGCAGCCGCTTCCCGCCGGCCAGCACGAACCGGTACAGCGCGGTGAACACTCCGCGTGGCGCGCCGTCCGGCCAGTCCGGGCCCTGCCGGTCCAGGAACCCGGCCAGCTCCGCGTCGAAACGCGCCCGCAGCCCGCTCGCGTCGGTGGGCGTGACGGTGACGGTCATGAACCCTCCCTCGACCGGTCCGCCTCGGCGCCACCGCCGGGAATCAGCCCGGCCAGCTCCAGCAGCAGTGCCTTCACCTCGGTGGCCGCGATCCGCTCCCGGGCGGCGGCCGGGTCGGAACAGAGCAGCACCGGGGCGTCCGCCGGGTCGTCCGGCAGCCGACCGTGCGACCCGCGTACCGCCCGCGCCCCGGCGTCCAGGCCGACCGCGCTCATCAGGTAACGCATGCCCAGCTTCTTGCGGGCCAGCGCGATGCCCGCCCGACGCTTCGCCGCACCCGGCGCGGCCGGATCGAAGAACAGCTCGGCCGGGTCGTAGCCCGGCTTCCGGTGAATCTCCACCAGCCGGGCGAAGTCCGGTGCGCGGGCGTCGTCCAGCCAGTAGTAGTAGGTGAACCAGGCGTCCGGCTCGGCCACCAGCACCAGCTCACCGGCGCGCGGATGATCCAGCCCGTGCGCGGCCTTGCCCTCGGCGTCGAGCACCTCGGCCACTCCGGGCAGCCCGGCGCAGAGCTTCGCCACCGTCGGCACGTCGGCCGGGTCCCGCACGTAGACGTGCGCGATCTGGTGGTCGGCGACCGCGAACGCCCGGGACGTCCACGGGTCGAGGTACTCCATGCCGGCCTGGGTGTGCACCCGCAGCAGCCCCTCGGCGCGCAACAGCCGGTTGACGTCCACCGGCCGGGACACGTCGGTGATGCCGTACTCGGAGAGCACCACGACGGTGGCGTCGCGGGCCCGGGCGGCGTCCAGGAGCGGCCCGAGCACCGTGTCGAGTTCGGCCGCCGCGGCCGCCGCCTGGGCGGAGGACGGGCCGTACCGTTGCAGGTCGTAGTCCAGGTGCGGGACGTAGACCAGGGTCAGGTCGGGCGACACGGCGGCCAGGATCTGCTCGGCCGCCTGGCAGATCCACCGCGACGAGGGCAGCCCGGCTGTCGGCCCCCAGTAGGTGAACAGCGGGAAGGTGCCCAGCCGCCCGGTGAGCGCGTCGTGCAGCTCCGGCGGGTCGGTGTAGCAGTCCGGCTCCTTGCGCCCGTCGGCGTAGTACACGGGCCGTGGAGTGACCGTCCAGTCGACGTCCGCGCCCATCGCGTACCACCAGCAGACGTTGGCGACGGTGTAGCCGGGCTCGGCCCGGCGGGCCGCCTGCCAGAGCTTCTCCCCGCCGACCAGCGCGTTGTGCTGCCGCCACAGCAGCACCTCACCCAGCTCCCGGAAGTACCAGCCGTTGCCGACGATCCCGTGTCCGCTCGGCGGCTCGCCGGTGAGGAAGGTGGACTGCACCGAGCAGGTCACCGCGGGCAGCACGGTGCCGAGCTCGGCCCGGAAGCCGCCGTCGGCGACCCCCCGCAGCCGGGGCATGTGCGCCAGCAGCCGCGGGGTCAACCCGACCACGTCGAGCACCACGAGTCGCCGGCTCATCGCGACACCCCCGCCGTGGCCGTCGTGGTCAGCTCCGGGGTCAGGCCCAGACCGACCAGCTCGTCGCGGGCGAAGGCCAGCTCGGCGGCGATGCCGGCGGCCAGCTCCGCGTCGGTGCCCGGCCGCCGCGCGGCCGGCAGCACCCCCCAGGTGTACGTCTCCACGTCGAGGTGGTCGCAGCCGGCGGCGGGGCCGGCGTAGAGCGCGGCCAGCGCGGCGCGCAGCACCGGCAGGGTGGACCCGAGTGGTTCCTCGGGTGGGGCGTGCAGCGGCACGTGGTAGTGCACCCGCCACGGCCCGGGCAGCGCCGCGTCGAGCGCCTCGTCGAGGTCGTCGGCGGCGTACGCCGGGTCGGCCGGGTCGGCCCCGCCGGCGCAGCCGGCACCCCGGGTCTGGTGCAGGAAGCGCGGCTCCACCCACCGGCGCAGCGCTTCGGCGCCGCCGGCCGGGTCGGCCGCCTCGACGGCGGCGGAGACCTGCACCTTGACCACCGGCAGGCCGGCCGCCCGCAGCCGGTCCAGCGCCACCGCCGGCTCCTCCCAGGCACAGGCCAGGTGGGCCAGGTCGAGGCAGACGCCCAGCCGCTCGGTGTCCATCCCGGACAGCAGCGCGGCGGCCTGACCGGTGCTCTCCACCACGCAGCCGGGCTCCGGCTCGAAGGCGACCCGCACCTGGCGGCCGGTGTCCCGCTGGACCGCGGCCAGGCCGGCCGCGAGCTGGTCCAGCCGGCGGCGGGCCGCGTCGGCCCGATCGGTGTCCCACGGTTGGCGCCAGGCCAGCGGCAGGGTGGAGATCGAGCCCCGGGCGGCGTCGTCGGGCAGCAGGTCGGCGAGCACCCGGGCCAGGTTCAGGGTGTACGTCAGTCGCTGCTCGGTGGTCCAGTCCGGCCGGTAGACCTCATGCTTGACCACCGGTGCCTGGAAGGCGGCGTACGGGAAGCCGTTGAGGGTGACCACCTCCAGGCCACGCGCGTCCAGTTCGGTGCGCAGCCGGCGGCGCAGCGCCGGGTCGGCGGCCAGTTCGGCGGCGACCGGGGCGGCCAGCCACAGGCCGAGCCCGAGCAGGTCGCTGCCGAGCGCCGCGCGTACCGGCACGGCGTAGGTGTCCAGTTGGGCGAGGATGCCGGCGAGATCCTCGGCGGGGTGCACGTTGGTGCAGTAGCCGAGGTGCACGGTGTCGCCGCCGGCGTGCCGCAGCCGCATCAGCTGCCGCCACGCAGGATCGAGTTGCCGGTCTCCGGGTCGACGGCCGCGAGTTCCAGGTCGGTCAGGTCGAGCCGGCCGGACTGCCCGTAGAACTGCACCGGGTTGCGCCACAGCACCTGGTCGACGTCGTCGTCGGTGAATCCGGCCAGCAGCATCGCCTCGCCGGTGGCGCGGGTCAGCAGCGGGTCCGAGCGCCCCCAGTCGGCGGCCGAGTTGACCAGCATCCGTTCCGTCCCGTACTCCCGCAGCAGCTCCACCATGCGTGGCGGTGACATCTTGGTGTCCGGGTAGATGGAGAACCCCAGCCAGCAGCCGGTGTCCCGGACCAGCTTGACGGTCACCTCGTTGAGGTGGTCGACGACCACCCGGCCCGGGTCGATGCCGGATTCGGTGACCACGGCGAGGGTGCGCTCGACACCGCGGGCCTTGTCCCGGTGCGGGGTGTGCACCAGCGCCGGCAGGTCGTACGCCACGGCCAGCGCGAGCTGTGCGGCGAACGCCTCGTCCTCCTCCGGTGTCATCGAGTCGTACCCGATCTCGCCGACCGCGACCACCGCGTCCTTGTCCAGGTAGCGCGGCAGCAGGTCGAGCACCGGCCGGCAGCGGGCGTCGTTCGCCTCCTTGGGGTTCAGCGCCACGGTGGCGTGGTGCCGCACCCCGAACTGCCCGGCCCGGAACGGCTCCCAGCCGATCAGGGAGTCGAAGTAGTCGGCGAACGAGGCGGCGCTGGTGCGGGGCTGGCCCAGCCAGAACGCAGGCTCCACCACGGCCCGGACGCCGGCGGCGGCCATCCGTTCGTAGTCGTCGGTGGTGCGTGAGGTCATGTGGATGTGCGGGTCGAAGATGCGCATCACGCCTCCGTGGGGGTGGGACGGTCGACGGTGCCGGTTCCTCCGCTGTGCGCGGTGAGCCGGTCGAGCAGGTCGGTGGCGTCGGCGGGCAGCTCCCGGCCGGCGGCGTGCCGCTCGGCGGCCAGCGCGGCCAGCATCGCGGCCAGCTCACCGTCGGCGCGGGCGTCCAGGTCGGCCACAGCGGCCAGCGGCACGCCGGAGAACACGCACTTGAGCACCGCCTGCCGCCACGCCGCCGGGTCGAGGTGCCGGGCGTACGGGCCGAGCGCGGCGGCGACCAGTCGGGTGTCGTTGGTCCGGATCGCGTCGTGCAGCAACGGCACCCCGGCGGCCCCGATCGGCAGCAGCGGCAGGGCTCGCAGCACCGCCCGCCGCTCGGCCGCGTCGCCGTGCCGGTAGAGCGTGCCGGCGTGCTCGGCGTGGTCAGCGGGCAGCGCGGTGAGCAGCAGCACCCGGGCCGCGTCGTCGGCCGTCCAGCCCGGTGCGTCGGGCAGTGCGGCCCGGCCGCAGCGCCGGCCGGCGGCCGGGAAGAGCCGGGCGATCGCGCCGGGCTCTGCCGCGACCCGGCGCAGCGCCGTGTCCAGCCAGCCGGGATCGGGTACGCCCCGCAGCGCGGCCCGTAGTGAATCCGGTGTCATCCCGTCTCCTCCCTCGTGCTGCTCCGCAGGCACCCCAGGCGCGCCCTTTGCTCTGCTTCACTCCACGCGACGGCCACTGTCCGGATATCGGACGGCCGCTGTTGCGTCCGTTGAAGCAGGGCAAAGGGCGTCTCGGGGCACCTCGTGCGCGCTGCGCCGGTCAGTCGCCGTCGTGATCGCGGTGGTGCTCCGGGCCGCCGCCGTCGCGACGGCGGCGCGCAGGAACTCGATCGACCGGGCGGCCACGGCGGGCGCGGCATGCGAGTCCCGGGGCAGCTCGACGGCGACCAGCCCGCGGTAGCCGGCCTGCGCCAGGGCCGCCAGCACCGGCGGGAAGTCGATCTCGCCGGAGCCGAACTCCAGGTGCTCGTGCACGCCCCGGCGCATGTCGTCGATCTGCACGTTGACCAGGTGCCCGGCCACCTCGGCGACGCACTGCGGCACCGGCCACGGCTCCAGGCAGCGGCAGTGCCCGATGTCGAGGGTGATGCCGAAGCGGCCGGGGTCTCCGAGCGCCGCGCGCAACCGGCGCCAGCCGGCGATGTCCTCGACCAGCATCCCCGGCTCCGGTTCGAAGCCGAGGGTGACACCGGCGGCGTCGGCGGCGTCGACCACGGTGGCGCAGCCGGCCACCAGCCGGTCCCAGGCGGTCTGCGCCGGCACGGCGTCGGGGCGGACGCCAGCCCAGAAGGAGACCGCCTCCGCGCCCAGGTCGGCGCCGATCCGGACGGCCCGGCGCAGGAACTCGATCCGCCGGGTCGGGTCGTCGTGCAGCAGCGTCGGTGCGTGCTTGTGCCACGGGTCGAGCAGGTAGCGGGCTCCGGTCTCGATCACCACCGCGAGGCCCAGCGCGCTCAGCCGCCGGCCCACCACCGCGATCCGGCGGGACAGACCG contains:
- a CDS encoding sugar phosphate isomerase/epimerase family protein, with the translated sequence MARPITLFTGQWADLPFEEVCRLASEWGYDGLEIACWGDHFEVDKALADDSYVDRKRETLAKHNLEVFTISNHLVGQAVCDHPIDERHQDILPGRIWGDGEPEGVRQRAAEEIKDTARAAAKLGVKTVVGFTGSSIWHTLAMFPPVPPAMIERGYQDFADRWNPILDVFDEVGVRFAHEVHPSEIAYDYWTTKRTLEAIGNRPAFGLNWDPSHFVWQELDPVNFIFDFADRIYHVDCKDAKVRTGDGRRGRLASHLPWADLRRGWDFVSTGHGDVPWEDCFRALNAIGYTGPISIEWEDAGMDRLVGAPEALQFVRRLAFDAPSAAFDAAFSSKD
- a CDS encoding sensor histidine kinase, with protein sequence MGRFARWRRMVRAQGHRLRWALRGAEEPDTSTGPAPSLNRLDALVEGFAAGQPVHWTLAGQPRPLPGAVDAAAYRIIEESLTNAHRHAQGAPVAVRLRYDATGITIEVRDDGAGAAPTAGNAGRGLIAVRRRAERIGGTFSAGPRPDGGFLVRAVLPAPEEMAE
- a CDS encoding ThuA domain-containing protein; translation: MRRLLRPVLGAATAVLAVLACTTPATPASAADAPYDVLVFSKTAGFRHDAIPVGIQTIRDLGAGNNFTVTATEDAAAFTTGNLNQYEAVVFLNTTGDVLNASQQTAFESYIGSGRGYVGVHAAADTEYDWPFYGNLVGAWFASHPAIQQANVKVEDRGHAATAHLPQTWTRTDEWYNYRTNARSTAHVLATLDESSYSGGGMGADHPHSWCKSYSGGRSFYTGGGHTQASYAEPAFRAHLLGGIRYAAGRSKADCRPETGYTPIYNGSTSGWSQAGPGNFTNSDATLTSVGGMGLFWYNAKQFTNYSLKLDWKLAGDDNSGIFIGFPPSSDPWSAVDNGYEIQIDATDAADRTTGAVYTFKSADIAARDAALNAAGEWNTYELLVEGERLQIFLNGVKINDFTNTNPVRSLAGHIGIQNHGTGDDASFRNIRIKELGTTPPPTGNTTVQAEAFSSANGVTPFTKAGANGGQTIGYIDPGDWAAYNGVNLTGVTSFTSRVVSGGAGGTIQVRTGSATGPVLGSVAVPNTGSWTTFANVTTVLSNVPSGTQNLYLTFTGSGTGLFDVDDFTLVRGGGGGTPGVGAIKGLGSKCLDVRSSGTADGTQIQIYTCNGSAAQTWTVTPNSTIKALGKCLDVSGSGTADGTKIQLWTCNGTGAQNWAAQADGSLRNASSSKCLDVSGNNSADSTIVHLWTCNGAANQKWTLP